The window CCAGGAGGGAGGGTAACCTACAAAAGTGTCCTGTAAAGATATTATACACTATGAAATTTTTTTCTCAAAACTGATTCATTGGCAATTATTTTCAATTAAACATAAATATAGGCATTTATTCGAATTTAGAAGAAGAAATCTCAAAAATCGAAAAAATCTCGCTGTTTAATAATAACCAGCTTTCTGTTGGAATATTAGAAAAAAAAGGCGCATAATCGAGTGTATGGCCAAATGTTCCCCAATTTAATCCACTAGCCTGGTTTTGAATATCGTAGAAAGCTTTGATTAATTCGGATTGGTAAGTAACGCTATCTTCTGAATTCTTGGTATTATAAAAAGGAGCTTCTAAATCAATTTTTAGGTTTAATGCCTTTTTAAATTCTTCATAATTATCGTAACGGTTAAAAATGTTGATCAGTTTCTCATAAGAAAAGTCATTATTGGGGATTTTACTTGTTGAGATAAAGCCATCTCCTAAGCTCAAGCCACCTGTAGAATGATCAGCAGTGACTATTATTAAAGTATCTTCAGGTTGCTGATTTAAAAAATCTAATGCAACTTTGGTTGCATCATCGAAATCCCATATTTCATAAATCATTGAGATAGTATCATGAGCATGGGAAGCGTGATCAATTCTACCACCTTCGATAATAATAAAAAAAGGTTCATCTTCAAATTTTTTCAGGGCATATTCTAAAGTATCTTTTAAAGAAATTCTGTTAAAATCATCAGTTAAGAAAGGGAAATTCCCATAATAGAGCATCACAATTTCCTTGTTTTTTGTGACTTGATCTTTTAGCTCTTCTGAGTAAGTATACCCAAATTGAGAGGCAATATTTTTGTCAAAATATGGTTTACCACCTCCAATGAAAAGGTCAAACCCGCTATTTAGTAGATCTTGTTTGATATTATCGTAATTTCTTCGGTTCACTGTAGAAGCATAAGCGCCTGCAGGAGTGGCATCAATAATAGTATTAGTAGTAATAACTCCAATTTGATATCCTAGACTTTTTAGATCATAAGTAATGGGGAATAATTTTTTCCCATTTCTGTCTATATTTATTCTGTCGTTATACGTTTTCTCTTTTGACAATATTGCTGTTATAGCTGCAGCTGAATCAGTAACTCCATTTAATGAAGAAGTGTCAACTAAAGAAAAATAAGGGATTTTAAACATATTTAGCTCTTCTTGATAAGAATATTGTTTATATAAATTTGCTAATTGCATATGAGGGATCCCCATTCCATCGGCTATGAAAAGAAATATATAGTCATAAGAATAAGTAAAAACTGTAAATAATAAAAAGATAAAAAAAATAAAAAAATTTTTCATAGAATATTTTCCTCCTTCTTAGAAATGTGCTGACTTCGTAAAATGAATTTCTCAAGTAACTCTTTGAATTCTTCGTCATTTAAATGAGTGTAGTGTTTTAATAAATATTTCTGGAAATCAAAGATTTTCTCTGTATCATAATTAAAAAATTCTAAGAATTTAAGAACATCTTCTCCATAATGTTTTGCATAAAATTCCGATTTTTTTAATTCAATTTCCTTTAAATACTCTTCGTATAAAAATTCTCGAAGATAAAGCATCGAATTAACTTCTGCCAGAGTTTCATGCCAAGTATCAATGTTAGAAGTAGTTATCTTATAGCCAAAAAAGTAATGAGATAATTCGTGAACTAAATCTTTTTCAGAATTAATTATATACACACTCGGTAAAATTTGAAAGGATCTATCAGAGTTAAGATATAGTATATATATTTCTTCTTGAATTTCTGAGATATTGTTTAAAAAAGTTATAGACTTATCTATCCACTTTTCTAGAAACAATTCATTATAAAAAACATTGTTATAAAGGTTTAATTCTTTGCTATTTTTATAGAAAACTGTTCCTGTTGAGGGTTTTGCTTGTTTTTGTATTAAATTGTTCCCGTTTTGAAATAAAAAAGAATGGTTTTGTACATTTAATACAGAAAGTTCTTTAAACGGTATCTCTGTATAAAAAAAGACAGTTTTCCTATAAAAACTGTCATTTTCTTCTGCAAAGAAATTTATATTTACAGGCCCACTGGAATATATTTTTATATTGTTTTCGGTTTCATTAATAAATACAATAGGGAAAAATAAAAAAAATAACAGTACAAGCAGGAAAAAAATAAAATAAATAGATCTTTTAGCTAATTTCAATAAATTAATTCATTCCTTTCTTGGTTATCCTAACCGATTCTTATACTTATCAAAATGTATAGTATGTACATGGATAAAAGAACCCCACCTAAACCTTTCCCAACTTTGTTGTCTTTTTTTAGAAAGATCCAAACAAGTAGAACTAATGCAAGTATGAGTCCATAAGATGTATCAAAAGCAACAGATCTGTCAGCTTTTGCACCATTTACTAAAGCGGATATACCTAAAATAGCAGCTATATTAAAAGTATTAGAACCGATTATATTACCCATAACTATATCATCAGAATGTTTAACCGCAGCAACTATAGCGGTGACTAATTCAGGCAATGAAGTTCCAATAGCAACTATTGTAACTCCTATCAAAGATTCTGAAATTCCTATGTTTTTTGCAAATATAACTGCGTTATTAACGGTTAATTCACCACCTATCATAAGCATAGTTAGTCCCAATGCAGAAAATAGAATGATCTTAGACCAAGGTTCTTCTTTTTCTTGCTTAGGCCCTTCACTTTCAAGAAGCTGCTTTCTTACTTGTTGATCGTTTTGAGCCATATAATAAAGATAAGCCATAAAAATGATTAAGAATGTAATCAATATCATGCCATCGTATCTTGTTAAAACGCTATTCCCTTCCATAACCATAGCGAAAATAACCACAGAAATTATCAATAAAAAAGGCATTTCTATATTGGCTGTGGATTTTTGAATCTTGGTAGGAGATAGTAAAAAAGAAATTCCTAATATCAATCCTATATTTGCAACATTAGATCCTAAAACGTTTCCTATACCTACACTTGAGCCTTTAATAGAGGATGAAATAGTTACAACTAATTCTGGTGCACTTGTTCCAAAAGCAACGACCGTTAGACCAACGAATAATTCGGATAATCCTAACTTTTTAGATAAACCGAGGGCTCCTTCTATTAATCTATCTGCACCGCGAACTAAAAGAAGAATACCTAATGCAATTAATAGAATATTGATCAAAAAATGTTCACTCCTTAATTTCGAAATTTTTTCTTTTCTTTCTCAAATAGAAAAAAAGCCCGATACCCAAGATAATCAATATAATACTTATTAAAATAGCAACTCTGAAATTTCCTAAATAAAGGCTATCCGTTCTTAGACTTTCTATTGGGATTCTACCTATTGAATATAAAATCAAGTATAATGCAGTAACTTCACCATAACTTTTTCTTTTATTTCTGATAAAGTAAAATAATATTAAAAAAACAACTAAATTCCAGGCTGATTCATAAAAAAAAGTTGGATGAAAGTATTCATAACTTTCGTATCCAATCATTCTATCCTGTGGGGCAATGTACATCTTCCAAGGTAAATTAGTCGGAGCGCCGTAAGCTTCGTGATTAAAAAAATTACCCCATCTTCCAATAGATTGAGCTAATGGAAGAACGAATGTAAATAGGTCTAAACCTTGAAGAAAGGTAAAAGAACAGTTTTTCTTAATTTTTGTATATAAAAATACTACCAAAAATGCAGCTAAAATAGCTCCATGAATAGCTAAACCGCCTTGCCATATTTTGAATATAGCAAAAAGATTTCCTGAAAAATAGTCAAAGTTGAAAATCACGTAATAAAGTCTCGCTCCTAATATACCAAAGATAATTCCAAGTGAAACTGCTGTAAATAGATCGTCTTCATCAATTTTTTCTTTTTTAGCTTCTTTTTCGGCTATAAAGGTTGCTAATAGTATTGACAAAGCGATTAATACCCCATACCAACGAATTTCAATTCTTCCTATCTGAAGCATTATAGGACTAAAATACCATTCTCCTGAAAAACTCCTGGGTAAAATTATTAATGAAATTAGGAAAAAAGAAATAACACTAAACATTAAAATATTGAAAAAAACTTTATCCTTTATAATATTACCTCCTCTCATTCACAGCACACTAATTAGTTGTAAAGAATCGCCATAACGGATTTTTAATTCCTTTTTTAAATTGTCAAAATTTTCAAGCTCTTTTGATTCTTCCAAAAACAGCTCTACTTTTTTTCTAGTGCCTTCAATAATAGATAAATCCTCTACTAAATTCAAAAATTTAAATTCAGGAATTCCGTGCTGCTCAACCCCAAAAAATTTTCCCGGCCCTCTCCATTTTAAGTCTATTTCTGCTACTTCAAAGCCATCTAATGTCTTAGAAAAAGAAGTTAATTTTTGTTTTACATCATCACTAATATTATCATTTACAACCAAAAAGCAGAAAGATTGTTTTTTGCTCCTTCCCACCCTGCCTCTAAGTTGATGTAATTGTGATAACCCGAATCTATCCGGATGTTCTATAACCATTACAGTTGCATCTGGTACATCTATTCCTACTTCAACAACGGATGTAGAAACAAGGATATTGTATTCTTTTTTTATGAATTTTTCCATAATATCATTTTTTTCTGACACAGGGAGTTTACCATGTAATAATCCAACACTATAATTCATAAATTCTTGTTTTAACTTCTCATACATATCTTGGGCATTTTTTAAATCTAAAACTTCTGATTCTTCAATTAAAGGATAAACAAAAAAAACCTGATTATTTTGTTCCAATTCTTCCTTTACAAATTCATACATATTCTTTATATTAGATTCAGCCAATAGCAAAGTCTTAATAGGTTTCCTCCCTTTAGGCATTTCATCTATAATACTGACATCCAAATCTCCATAAAAGGTCATAGCTAAAGTACGAGGAATAGGTGTTGCAGTCATAACTAAAATATCAGGATGATTGCCTTTTTTTATTAAATCTAATCTTTGATTTACACCAAACCTATGTTGTTCATCAATAATTACCAATCCCAAATTTTTAAATTCAACATCATTTTGTATTATGGCATGTGTTCCTACAACTACGTCTATATCACCGGTTTTTAATTCTGTTTTTACAGAGTTTTTTTTGCTGTCTTTTAATTCACCTGTCAATAAAGAAACTTTCAGTCCTAAAGGTTCAAAATCTTTTGATATCCTCTTAAATTGCTGTTTAGCCAGAACAGAAGTAGGAACCATTATTGCTACTTGATAACCTGCTTCACAAACATCTATCGCTGCAAGTTCAGAAACGACTGTTTTACCCGATCCTACGTCTCCTTGTAAAAGTCTATTCATAGGGTACGGAGAATTTAAATCTTTCTTTATTTCTTCATAAGATTTTTTTTGAGCATCTGTCAAGTTAAAATTTAAACTTTCTAAAAACTTTTTGGTTAAATTACCTACAATATTTTTTGTTTGACCTTTTTTCAATTCCTTCATCTTCAATTTAACATATATCATGGCTATTTCAAATAATATTGTTTCTTCATATTTTAAAGAATATAAAGCTCTCTCTTTGTGATACATACTCAAAGGGAAATGTAGGCCTTTCATGCGTTTTTTTATGTCCAAAAGGTTAAAATCGTTTATAAATTCATTTGGTAAAAATTCTTCCATATGAAAAGTTTGTTGAACAATTACTTTTGAAATTTTACGCATCGTTGACTGAAATAATCCAGCTGTTAATGGATACACTGGAAGGATTTCTTTCTTGAAATCTTCGTTACTAGATAATATTTGATAATCAGGACTTTTCATCTGTTTCATTCCATAAGATAATTCAACTTTGCCATAAAAAGCTACTTTCAAACCTTTTTTGAGATATGTTTTTATATAATCTTGATTGAAAAAGGTTATTATCATTACTCCGGTATCATCTTCAATAGAAAAGTTGTATATAGTTAATCCTTTATTTATTCTAACTTCATCTGAGTTAATTATTTTTCCAATTACTACAGCCTTTTCATTATCTTTTGCATTAAAAATCTTTACGACTTTTCTCCTATCTTCATAATCACGAGGTTGCAAATAAAGAAAATCCCTTAAACTGTGAACACCTATCTTATTGAGAAGCAAAGATCTTTTGTTGCCAACGTACTTTATATATTTTATATCTGTGAACAAAGACATTCTTTTTTCAGGTTCTTCGGTTATTTCATCTATCAAATATTTTTCCTTAAGTATTATGAGAGATTTCTTTAATCCATCTAATCTTTGCTGCTTTCTAGATTCTGGTAAAATCTTTAAAGGTTTTATATATGCTAGGATCTTTTTTATATCCTCTAATAACTCTTTATCTTTTATTTCTTTAACGTGAGTTTTGGTAATTTTATAAAAACTTGGGAAGATATCTTCCCAAGTTTTTATTTCCTTTTCTTTAAGTAAAATAACATTTTCAAAAGAATCAATCATTTCTTCAATCATCTATAAAACGCCCACCTATTTAATTTTATCTATTATTATTTTATCACTTTCTTTATAAATTTTATAACCATTAAGCTTTATTTCTTTAATATCGCCATTTTTAATAAACGGCTTAACCTTTATTATTGAAGAGTTTTCAACATAAAACTCTTTAAAACTACCTTCAAGATTTTTTCCATAATATACTACTTTAATATATATGGAAAAAACTATCAAAAACCAACTCAAAGAAAAAAACAAAAGAAAAATCATGACTCTATTCACTAATTAAGTAACCTTCTTGTAAAAAATTCATATTCACTAAAAAAGGTTTCAACACGTGATTCATAATTTAAGTATTTGGGTGAACCGATTTCTTTCATTTCTTTATAGTATTCATAAACTTCCTTGTAATTCTCAACAACGATTTCAGCAAGCTGCTTTTTTAACTCATTGTTCTGCAATAATGAATAAATCTCATTTAATAATTTTAAAGAATTATCAGGTATTCCTCTAAATTTCAAAGCCATGTAGTAATCTGCTTGTCCTTCTTTTTGAGTAATATAATCTATTCTCTTTATAATTTCTTGGAAGGGATAAATGTTCATTAATCTAGCTGTTAAAAGAAGATATTCATGATAAACATCTTCCCACTCTGGAAATCTATTCCATCCACCAGGTAATATATATATAGCTTGTTGTTCCCAATGATGAAAGTTAAGATAAGCATCATTTTGTAATTTTTTGACTTGTTCAATCATGTCTGAAGGAACATAATCTTTGAGTTGCTCGTATAGTATAACAATGTTGTAATAAATTCTTCCTATTAAGCGATAGGCGTTTTTTTCATTGAAAGAAATATAGGCATATTCTAATTGGTTTATTCCATCGTAAAGTGTCTGAATTTTTAGAAGGATCTCTTTTGCATCGTCATTCAAGCTATCAGAATATATTGTTTCTACCGTATCTCTTAAGTATTTATCCGGGAATGGCATTAGATCTATCGCACCTTCGAACTCATCAACCATAAAATTGTATCCATTAATATTTTTATTAAAAATTTTCTCCAAGTCTCCATAATTCAAAGAATTTTGTCTAATATTAGATGTAAGTAATTGTGCCATATAAAATGAGGATTTCCCGAAATTAGGGTTATAATTTAGAGATTTTTCAAAATAATTAAAGGCATTATCATACTTTTGTTTTGCTTGACTAGAATAATCTATTTTGAGATTTTCATATCTATTTATTTCAGATTGTATCTGATCGATTTGTCTACTGATGTTTTGAAAATTTTCACTTCCAGGTGTGTAATTAAAAAGTTGATTTTGAAGAATGTTTTTTTGAGATTCAAGTTGTCTTATTATGTTTGGTATTTGAATATCTGAAGCATTTAACAATGAAACCATGGCATTATATTCACTGTTACCTTTGACAAAAAAAGCTTCTGAACCACTTTCTTTTATTTTGTAAAAAGAGGACCAAATCCCTATGATTATTAAAGGTATAATAATAAAATAACCTTTATTGATTTTAAACTGCTTCACTTTAGGATTAAATTGTTGAGATACAGCGCTCGATAATATGAAAACGCTTAAAATAAGGTTTGGATGCATATGAAATGCAAATTCAGTAAAAGCATGTACAACCATCACAACAGCACTCCATCCAAGTAAGGGAAATAAAATAGTTTTATTATCATCTTTTTCATTTCTTAATGTTCTAAAAAAGATAATTACTAAACTCAAAAGCATTAATATTATCGATAAAAAACCAATTATTCCTGTTTCTCCTAAAGCTTGAAGATAGTCATTATGTGCTCGTTTAAAGTTATTCCAAGCATAAAGAAATCTCTCAGGATTCTTAGCTTGAACTTCTGCTAAATAATGGACCGCATATACAGGATAAGTGTTTATCCCACTTCCGAAGATTAAATGATTCCTATGATTTTCATCTTTAAATTGCTCAACAGCAGATAACCAAGATAAAGTTCTTTCATCCCAAGATGAAACTGACGCCATAGCTGCAAAACGATCGCTAGCCAATACTTCTCCGCCTCTATTGAAAGGGGTTTCAAAATTAAATACTACAAATAAAAAGGTTAGAACCGATAGAACTAATACAAACCATAATTTAAATTCTTTGGTTTTTATGTAAGACTTCAAACTTTCTTTTTTACGAGAAAGTGCAAAACAAATTAAGAAAAATCCCAATCCCAAAAAAGTGGCTAAGTATATCGAGCGCGTTTGGGCTAGTAAAATAACCCAAAACATAATGAAAACATTTGTAAGAGAATAAATTCTTACATAATTATTGGTATTTTTTCTTAAAGTAAAATAAATTGAAATTGGTAACAATTGTGCCAAATAATCTGAAACGAAGTTTGGATTACCAATGGTTGTTCTTAAAGCGATTCTTTGAGAAGGATCTCCATATTTTCCAAAAAATAAATCAAAACCCAGGAATTTATTTAAAAGCCCATCGAAAGCAATAATTGTACCTGTTATCATGAAAACGAAAAGTCCATATTCAATAAATTTGAAATCTCTCCCAAAACGCGTTGTTACAAGATATGAAAAAGTCACTATCAATACTATGTAAAGTGCAACAGATAATGAGGAAGGGAAATAATGCTTATTTTCTATATAAACCGATATTAAAGATAAAAAAGAAGCAATACTAAAAAATGTCAGGAAAATGTGAGACGAAGTATAATTAACAAAGATTGTTTTTTGAGAATACTTGATTAGATAATAAAATAATATTATTACTATAAATAAAGCAAAAACCAGATGTTTTTGAGTAGAATATTCGTAAACAAGGTTTGGAATCATTAAAAAAGGGATTAGAGCAAATAAGGCAAGAAAAATAAATATATCTTTTGGAATTT of the Petrotoga sp. 9PW.55.5.1 genome contains:
- a CDS encoding calcium/sodium antiporter; translated protein: MINILLIALGILLLVRGADRLIEGALGLSKKLGLSELFVGLTVVAFGTSAPELVVTISSSIKGSSVGIGNVLGSNVANIGLILGISFLLSPTKIQKSTANIEMPFLLIISVVIFAMVMEGNSVLTRYDGMILITFLIIFMAYLYYMAQNDQQVRKQLLESEGPKQEKEEPWSKIILFSALGLTMLMIGGELTVNNAVIFAKNIGISESLIGVTIVAIGTSLPELVTAIVAAVKHSDDIVMGNIIGSNTFNIAAILGISALVNGAKADRSVAFDTSYGLILALVLLVWIFLKKDNKVGKGLGGVLLSMYILYILISIRIG
- the recG gene encoding ATP-dependent DNA helicase RecG codes for the protein MIEEMIDSFENVILLKEKEIKTWEDIFPSFYKITKTHVKEIKDKELLEDIKKILAYIKPLKILPESRKQQRLDGLKKSLIILKEKYLIDEITEEPEKRMSLFTDIKYIKYVGNKRSLLLNKIGVHSLRDFLYLQPRDYEDRRKVVKIFNAKDNEKAVVIGKIINSDEVRINKGLTIYNFSIEDDTGVMIITFFNQDYIKTYLKKGLKVAFYGKVELSYGMKQMKSPDYQILSSNEDFKKEILPVYPLTAGLFQSTMRKISKVIVQQTFHMEEFLPNEFINDFNLLDIKKRMKGLHFPLSMYHKERALYSLKYEETILFEIAMIYVKLKMKELKKGQTKNIVGNLTKKFLESLNFNLTDAQKKSYEEIKKDLNSPYPMNRLLQGDVGSGKTVVSELAAIDVCEAGYQVAIMVPTSVLAKQQFKRISKDFEPLGLKVSLLTGELKDSKKNSVKTELKTGDIDVVVGTHAIIQNDVEFKNLGLVIIDEQHRFGVNQRLDLIKKGNHPDILVMTATPIPRTLAMTFYGDLDVSIIDEMPKGRKPIKTLLLAESNIKNMYEFVKEELEQNNQVFFVYPLIEESEVLDLKNAQDMYEKLKQEFMNYSVGLLHGKLPVSEKNDIMEKFIKKEYNILVSTSVVEVGIDVPDATVMVIEHPDRFGLSQLHQLRGRVGRSKKQSFCFLVVNDNISDDVKQKLTSFSKTLDGFEVAEIDLKWRGPGKFFGVEQHGIPEFKFLNLVEDLSIIEGTRKKVELFLEESKELENFDNLKKELKIRYGDSLQLISVL
- a CDS encoding O-antigen ligase translates to MEANSKIPKDIFIFLALFALIPFLMIPNLVYEYSTQKHLVFALFIVIILFYYLIKYSQKTIFVNYTSSHIFLTFFSIASFLSLISVYIENKHYFPSSLSVALYIVLIVTFSYLVTTRFGRDFKFIEYGLFVFMITGTIIAFDGLLNKFLGFDLFFGKYGDPSQRIALRTTIGNPNFVSDYLAQLLPISIYFTLRKNTNNYVRIYSLTNVFIMFWVILLAQTRSIYLATFLGLGFFLICFALSRKKESLKSYIKTKEFKLWFVLVLSVLTFLFVVFNFETPFNRGGEVLASDRFAAMASVSSWDERTLSWLSAVEQFKDENHRNHLIFGSGINTYPVYAVHYLAEVQAKNPERFLYAWNNFKRAHNDYLQALGETGIIGFLSIILMLLSLVIIFFRTLRNEKDDNKTILFPLLGWSAVVMVVHAFTEFAFHMHPNLILSVFILSSAVSQQFNPKVKQFKINKGYFIIIPLIIIGIWSSFYKIKESGSEAFFVKGNSEYNAMVSLLNASDIQIPNIIRQLESQKNILQNQLFNYTPGSENFQNISRQIDQIQSEINRYENLKIDYSSQAKQKYDNAFNYFEKSLNYNPNFGKSSFYMAQLLTSNIRQNSLNYGDLEKIFNKNINGYNFMVDEFEGAIDLMPFPDKYLRDTVETIYSDSLNDDAKEILLKIQTLYDGINQLEYAYISFNEKNAYRLIGRIYYNIVILYEQLKDYVPSDMIEQVKKLQNDAYLNFHHWEQQAIYILPGGWNRFPEWEDVYHEYLLLTARLMNIYPFQEIIKRIDYITQKEGQADYYMALKFRGIPDNSLKLLNEIYSLLQNNELKKQLAEIVVENYKEVYEYYKEMKEIGSPKYLNYESRVETFFSEYEFFTRRLLN
- a CDS encoding alkaline phosphatase, whose product is MKNFFIFFIFLLFTVFTYSYDYIFLFIADGMGIPHMQLANLYKQYSYQEELNMFKIPYFSLVDTSSLNGVTDSAAAITAILSKEKTYNDRINIDRNGKKLFPITYDLKSLGYQIGVITTNTIIDATPAGAYASTVNRRNYDNIKQDLLNSGFDLFIGGGKPYFDKNIASQFGYTYSEELKDQVTKNKEIVMLYYGNFPFLTDDFNRISLKDTLEYALKKFEDEPFFIIIEGGRIDHASHAHDTISMIYEIWDFDDATKVALDFLNQQPEDTLIIVTADHSTGGLSLGDGFISTSKIPNNDFSYEKLINIFNRYDNYEEFKKALNLKIDLEAPFYNTKNSEDSVTYQSELIKAFYDIQNQASGLNWGTFGHTLDYAPFFSNIPTESWLLLNSEIFSIFEISSSKFE
- the lgt gene encoding prolipoprotein diacylglyceryl transferase, with product MKDKVFFNILMFSVISFFLISLIILPRSFSGEWYFSPIMLQIGRIEIRWYGVLIALSILLATFIAEKEAKKEKIDEDDLFTAVSLGIIFGILGARLYYVIFNFDYFSGNLFAIFKIWQGGLAIHGAILAAFLVVFLYTKIKKNCSFTFLQGLDLFTFVLPLAQSIGRWGNFFNHEAYGAPTNLPWKMYIAPQDRMIGYESYEYFHPTFFYESAWNLVVFLILFYFIRNKRKSYGEVTALYLILYSIGRIPIESLRTDSLYLGNFRVAILISIILIILGIGLFFYLRKKRKNFEIKE